ATGCGAAACTTGAGTTAATAAAAAAAGAATCTGGTATCCCCGAAATAAATACGGGAGTGAACTATGTCGATGGATTAGCATAGTTTGTACCGCAAAATTTCGGTACAAGCTATGATAACCTTTCGGTATGAAAATTATTTTAAGATTTTTTAGAGTGGACTCATTATTACTAAAACAAATTTTTAAAAATTTCGTTTATCAATTAATTGTCTCTATTTAATTTCATTTTATGCTATAACTTCTACACTCAAAACATTTTTTTAAAAGTAAATTATTTTGATTTTTTAAATTATTAAAAAATAATAAAATGAAAAAAACAGCTCTAATACTCGTACTCTTGATGTTAAATTTTATTGCTTTTTCTCAGGGAACCCTTATTTGTAAAATTAAAGTTTTGAATAAAAATGAAATGCCCATTTCCGGTTTTGAATTGGTTTTTAAAGAAAAATCTCAAAACTTAGTAATTAAAAAAATAACGGATATTGATGGTGTTGCAAATGTAGAATTCGACAAAGGAGAAATATGGACTTTAAATTTTAAAGATGTCAAAAATTATCATACATTCAGAGTTCCTTCTTCTGGTACAAAAAATTCATTTTTTTCATTTGTTTACGATCCTATGTATTTTAAATTTAAAAGTCGAGAAGTTGCTGACAGAACAAATGTTAATATTCAAGAAATAAATCAGGAATATATTAAAAAAATAAAGCCTGTAAAAAACATGGGTTTTGTAATAATAACTTTAATTACTCCTGAAAATCAAGTTGTAAAAAACACAGCTGTTGCATTGTTTAATTTGAAGCAAAAAACAAAATATTTAAATAAAACCAATTCGCAGGGTAAAGCATTTTTTATCGTTCCTTATGGCTTTTCCTATGAAGTTGATGTGAAAAATTTGGAATGCTATGATAAAGTATCAATGCTAAGTAAAAGATATTCAATTGTTTCGGCTAAGGTAAGTTATAAACCAACCGAAATTAATGAACAATTGGTTAATGATACTTTTATACAAAATATTGCTAATAATAAATTTAAACCTACTTCAGAAAGAGCTTTTTTAACAGTAAGGGTTTTTGATTTTGAGAATGGAGCGTTAAATAATGAAGAAGTGGTTTTGGAGATGATTGATTCAGAGAAATGCTATAAAGCAATTACTAACATAAAGGGTGAAACTAAATTTTTGCTTCCTATTAATTCAAAATATCTTGTGCATTTTAAATACGAGAGAAGTGTGGGAGTAATTGATTTAAGTAATGTTATAGGATTTAAAACCGTTTCTGTTAGATATAACTATCGTGGTAGTAACGAAATTGAGGACTTTTATCGAAGCACTGAAAGAGATAAGAATGGATTTATTACCAAGTTTATGACAACTCCGATAATAAAAGCCAAACCATTGGATTATGATTATTTAGAAAAAACCGATATAGGTTATAATATTTGTTTTAAATCAAAAACTCAAACATCAACACCTCTTGTTGTTGATGATAATTTTTATATGCATAATGGTTATTTAGAACGTGGATTTTATTGTTTTGATATGAATGACGGTAGTTATGAATGGGGGGTAGAACTTGCTGAAAGTGGAGTGAGTACTGCGGTTTGTGATGAAGATATTATTTTATTAAATACATATTCT
This window of the Bacteroidota bacterium genome carries:
- a CDS encoding PQQ-binding-like beta-propeller repeat protein, which translates into the protein MKKTALILVLLMLNFIAFSQGTLICKIKVLNKNEMPISGFELVFKEKSQNLVIKKITDIDGVANVEFDKGEIWTLNFKDVKNYHTFRVPSSGTKNSFFSFVYDPMYFKFKSREVADRTNVNIQEINQEYIKKIKPVKNMGFVIITLITPENQVVKNTAVALFNLKQKTKYLNKTNSQGKAFFIVPYGFSYEVDVKNLECYDKVSMLSKRYSIVSAKVSYKPTEINEQLVNDTFIQNIANNKFKPTSERAFLTVRVFDFENGALNNEEVVLEMIDSEKCYKAITNIKGETKFLLPINSKYLVHFKYERSVGVIDLSNVIGFKTVSVRYNYRGSNEIEDFYRSTERDKNGFITKFMTTPIIKAKPLDYDYLEKTDIGYNICFKSKTQTSTPLVVDDNFYMHNGYLERGFYCFDMNDGSYEWGVELAESGVSTAVCDEDIILLNTYSCTLYAINAKTGELIWSKWLGPILYHTPSVKNGKVYAVYPNSLDFLNDNSKGEFVLVCFDLQSGNIVWQNWLNSEVLSAVVVTEKNVYLTTLSGSLYLFDNSNGEKINSLNCNATTPPMVVNDRVFVTQKVKGESDYEENVVYSAKDLSYIQAFSNLRGKVKDEIYSLSNADKMNHSGSRMLHYKNKNYNVIDNRLICSNPNNGAIIWSAELSKKPEDNASMPVITNDRLIIGSIDGYVRIFNAENGKKLSEFNTGEQICIQPAVNNGVISCGTKNGKIVTIDTKDKSLTGWNQWCIDGGHNTVIKD